One stretch of Acidobacteriota bacterium DNA includes these proteins:
- a CDS encoding nitroreductase family protein, whose product MKDAVTVIRERTSINLFDPNKPISEAEIREIIADATQAPSSFNIQHWRFVAVTDPEKKRLLQAAAHNQAKVGQASATMIVLGDLRGYEKLSTILAPLVKSGKMTQEAADSGAKRAAAAYASNAQFQRDEAIRSGALAGMTFMFAAQARGYATGPMIGFDPEQVKKIFGISDRYVPVMLITLGYPAPGNAPRKPRLSVDEVLAFNQGREF is encoded by the coding sequence AACAAACCAATTAGCGAGGCTGAGATTCGCGAGATCATAGCCGATGCAACCCAAGCCCCGTCCTCCTTCAACATTCAGCATTGGCGATTTGTCGCGGTCACCGATCCTGAGAAGAAGAGACTATTGCAGGCTGCGGCCCACAATCAGGCGAAGGTCGGACAAGCATCAGCCACGATGATCGTCCTCGGGGATTTGCGCGGATACGAGAAGCTAAGCACGATCCTCGCTCCGCTGGTGAAGAGCGGCAAGATGACTCAAGAAGCGGCCGACAGCGGCGCAAAGCGAGCCGCGGCAGCTTACGCAAGCAACGCGCAATTCCAGCGTGATGAAGCCATCCGATCTGGAGCACTCGCGGGGATGACGTTCATGTTCGCAGCCCAGGCTCGCGGATATGCGACGGGGCCAATGATCGGATTCGATCCTGAGCAGGTAAAGAAGATATTTGGCATCTCTGATCGTTATGTGCCGGTAATGCTCATAACTCTTGGCTATCCCGCTCCAGGCAATGCGCCGCGTAAGCCTCGTCTTAGCGTGGACGAAGTCTTGGCTTTCAATCAGGGAAGAGAGTTTTGA